In Populus alba chromosome 4, ASM523922v2, whole genome shotgun sequence, the genomic window TACATGTATGTCACATGCATCTAAGAGAGTTGAAGTACCTGATGCTTTTCCTTCCATCTTGGAAAAAAGGAAGTCCCTAGCAACTGGAACAAGTGGTCCCTCATTTCATCATTTGTCACCAGTAAACACTTGCAACTAACAGCAGCATATAACCAGTACCTGTAAATAAACATGGCACAAATTCAGCAAAGGAACTACAAAGGAGATAATGCCAAACAAATTGTTAGGATGCACCGTAGCGCTTGGTTGTGACACTTTATAAAGTTCTATCCGATGACATTTGGTAAGAAAGATGATGGTTTTAAAAGATTCTACCCTAAATcctcaaatatcaaataatagaAAACATTGCATACTCAACAAGTTGTTATCTTTCCTTCTCCCAAAACCTATGGCATGCAGCAGAAATAGCAGTTCCGCTTGTTAATGCAAAATAATTACCCCACCTCTAGACAGAATGAATTAAAGCAAAATTTGATCCTTTGATACtccaatcaataaaaataattaccttGCAGAAAATCCTAGATTCAAGTTTAGATTTCCAATAATAGAGgataaaaaatcattcatcTAGTACGCAGTGTTGAAAGAAGAATTTTCTTGGATTTCCCCGCATCCAAGGCAATATTCTTGGGATTGGATACGTTTCTTGCTTCTTTGTCCTGTAACTTCAGAGGCATTGAGTGGCATTTCATTGGCTATTGTTCAGAAAGATTGAAGCATTCTTCTGGTTGagctttacttttctttttccagcAACCAAATTTATTCACTGAGAGGTTATTGTGCATTCTTTTTGTGGCTAATAAAgttttcagagagagagagagactggaCGTCCAACGCTCATGCTAACAGGTTGTTGATTTGTTGAGACTTTTGAAAGAGGAAATAATTGCAAGAACTTCTGGTACTGTGCCATATATGCAGTCTTTTGGTGTTTCCAGACGGAGAGTTACGCAAgacttttaaataattacacAGCATGAGACATGTATTATGAGAGAAAAtagaattttgttttgctttaattGGTGTAATTTTGTGGAAGCTTTTCGTAGCAATTACTTGGCTGATATTTAAAGGGACTGGAGCGcagttattttatgattttggtTCTTAGTTTGTCTTCAATGCAGACTTCATAGCAAAGAACATGCAAAACAAGGCAAGTACATATGAATACAAATCATATGATTCATAAAATGCACTCTCACCAATCATCATTGGAACCAGCTGGAGTAGCATAAAGTGCACCAGATTTTTTCCACCTCTCTAGCAATTTCTTGTTACAAGGACTCTGAGCTGGACCCCCATTTACACGACTTTTGTGCAAAATAACTAGTGGAAATTTCTTggatggactcatatcatgtaATCGATTTACAACATTATTAAGctacaaaacaaaagaagcatTCAGCATCTCAACAGCATACCCTTCTCTGAAGAAAAATAAGAGATATAATCTCATAAACTTGCTCAACATGCCACTTACCTGGGAAAAGTTGAAAGTCTGTTGATTGATAAGACTCACATTAGCTCCATCTACAACTGCATCAAAGGGACCATGCTGCTGCAGCCACTCCTGAATCAATTCACTGCGTACATCAGTTATAGCTTGTTGGCAATTATTTTGAAGTATTATTACCCTTAAGAATAAACATACAAAGTGATGGGGATACCTGTCCCGCATCACAAAGTGAGCATCCATCATTTTCTATTCTACTATTCTTAAAAAATTCCAATAACCCCAACAATTTACGTGGTATGTTGACATTTTGATATGGGAAGAAGAATCTATTCATAAACAAACTAGTGATATAAGAGTGATCGCATAGACCCACAGAGCCAGTTCTTGTAATATGAAGCAAATTTTGATTAAAGTTCTCATATAGAAACTCTTTTTTGTGCACAAGCAGTGGCAATGTGGAAACCAAAAGCATTAAATTGATCGATCATTCACTGAACCTTTTGTTAGAGACAAGGAGAGGTGTCTTACCTGGAACCGAATAAAATCAGCCTTAACCTCTCTTCCAAAAGCCAACTTAGATAATGAGATAGCAAACTTTTCTGTCTCTCTTGGATCGATATCAATACAAGCAAGTCTCTCACCACAAGAACCACAAACACCCTTCTTATCCATTTGAGTCCTGACCACTCTCCACTGTCCATGCCCTAACCACCCTTGTCCGTGCCAACCTCCCCCTCCCCTTACAACTCCTTCCCTCACCTTGATCACATCCCAATCCCCCTTCCCAATTTTTGCAGCATGCTCAGACTTAAACCAATCTTCAATAACCCCTACAGTTGACTCCGTAACCTGCCTCACAGAGGTTCGCAACCGATGCAGCAATTCATACATCTTGTCAGCATTGTTTACATCAGCACTAATTTTCAAAAGAGAGGAAAGCTCAGGCTCTTCAGCCACAACCCCAGATTCAATCATATGTGCATCAACTTCATAAGCTTTATCAACCATCCCTTTCTTACAAAATCCAAACAAAGGTGGACCATAAGACCTCAGCTTTGGCATAATACCAAAACCCTTCATTTGCTTTACCAAATCAAAAGCCATTTCTGGATCTTCCATTACAGAAGCCAACCTCGCCGCGTTTGTAAATGTAGCCTCGTTAGGAGGAACTTTATCAATAATCATCTGCTGAAATATCTCGAAACCCCTTTTACAAGCCAACTTCAAATCACTTCCATTTTCACCTCTATTTTGAGAGCACAAATAAAGCATCACATTATAATGGTGTTGATTAAGCTCAACCCCATTCCTCCTTGCCTCATCATACAACCTAAGCCCTTCAACAACATCGCCAACTTTCGAACACATATCTAGCTTAAACCTAAGCACTCCCTCTGGTGCATCTCGCCGCACTTTCTTTTTCAACCTTTTAGAAACTACATTCCCACCCACAGATTTCTCATCACTCTGCGATGTCGCAGAGATTGCCGAGTTGCTAAATGTGGCCTTTTTCTTCATGAACAAACTATGGGCTCCaataaagtttgaatcttttatgtgttttgaaaataaataactatGATTACAGCAGATGGGGCTATTCTTAAAGAATGAAAGCAAATGGGTTTTCTTAGTGAAGTAAGAGCAAAGATATTGAGAGCTTTTTGCATTAAAAGAAGGTGCAAAAAAAGTACTGCTTGTACACAGCAGCATTACAGACAGATATTGATAATTTCCTCTTTCAAATTATTGTGTTTCTACCAATCAACAATCATTAAAACTAAATTAGCGAACCATAAACTACAAGAAACtaaccaaaaataattatttttggcaGGCAaagtttcttcattttttagcaGAGAATAACATTAAAGTTTCAATTTTGATGCAATACAGAATCAGAAAATCAGTTActtgagagaaagagaaaacctTGAGGTTCTGGGATTCTTTGAAATCCATCAATTTGGACTGTCATAGCCAAAAACCTTAGGATTTAGGATTTTtgtggagaagaagaaggtgctGCGTCAGCTGTTTGATAAAACCGGATCCTAAAGGACAAGTAATCTGGGTTGAGTGTTTCGAGCCAGATAATCTCTGAGCACTATGGTGACTGGTGTCATTTATCTGTTCCTTTCCATTTTAACCCCATTTCTTTTTAGAGATTTCATATGGAAGAATAATCCTTTTGCCTTTGGATTTTATACATGCTGctgtaactcaattttaacagttagtttttaatttaattttatatgatttaaaatgtaaaattaaaaaattaaaaatttactttaataaaaagaatggtttatagagaatataatatatttttatcagtttataaataagtttaattattcactttcatatttaattcttaatcaaatttaaattttaaaaaaaataaatttatttagaattttattttatggaacTCTTTCACACAAAATAcatatcttaatatataaatataggggaggcaattatacaaaaaaaaaaaaaaaaaaaaaccagggtaggaaaaaaaatacaaaaaaatatatatagggagacattgcaaaaaaaaaaaaaaacaaaacattaccTAAAAAGAGGGGGGCGGCGAAACCTTTACTAGCCCCgcctcttttttaaattttttaaaaaataaaaaaacaaaacattccaaaaaaaacaagacattgCATGCGTGTCTTTGCCTAGGTTAGGTTGCTGGTTTGGATTAGTAATTAGGCTAGGTTAGCTGGTTCTAGCCCCAGTTCTTATATTGAGAGTAAGGTGATTATTTCACCATAATACAATTGTGTTTTTATAAATCGTATCGAGTTAGATtagttcttttatatttttacagtcaaattactaatttaacactaaaataaaaatataaaatgccttaTATTTAAGGGCATTGTTGTAATTAATACTAATTGAACATgactaaaaacaaattgttaGTGTGTTGGCATGAGCGTGCAGACGATCACCAAGCTGTCTAGATGGCGCTTGTaggttcttatttttaaaaaaatattgtcatgaAAAAAGTTGTGGGTTATATACGAAACTTATGACCTAACAATTATGATCGCAATAACTCTATAGAAGTATGATACCATAAAAtcatgttatattattattattattcttgtgtttttttatatgagattatct contains:
- the LOC118030261 gene encoding proteinaceous RNase P 1, chloroplastic/mitochondrial, with product MLLCTSSTFFAPSFNAKSSQYLCSYFTKKTHLLSFFKNSPICCNHSYLFSKHIKDSNFIGAHSLFMKKKATFSNSAISATSQSDEKSVGGNVVSKRLKKKVRRDAPEGVLRFKLDMCSKVGDVVEGLRLYDEARRNGVELNQHHYNVMLYLCSQNRGENGSDLKLACKRGFEIFQQMIIDKVPPNEATFTNAARLASVMEDPEMAFDLVKQMKGFGIMPKLRSYGPPLFGFCKKGMVDKAYEVDAHMIESGVVAEEPELSSLLKISADVNNADKMYELLHRLRTSVRQVTESTVGVIEDWFKSEHAAKIGKGDWDVIKVREGVVRGGGGWHGQGWLGHGQWRVVRTQMDKKGVCGSCGERLACIDIDPRETEKFAISLSKLAFGREVKADFIRFQEWLQQHGPFDAVVDGANVSLINQQTFNFSQLNNVVNRLHDMSPSKKFPLVILHKSRVNGGPAQSPCNKKLLERWKKSGALYATPAGSNDDWYWLYAAVSCKCLLVTNDEMRDHLFQLLGTSFFPRWKEKHQVRLSVSRSGIDLHMPPPYSIVIQESENGGWHVPTTTGDDLETPRQWLCATRPVKR